Proteins from a single region of Anastrepha ludens isolate Willacy chromosome 5, idAnaLude1.1, whole genome shotgun sequence:
- the LOC128863181 gene encoding uncharacterized protein LOC128863181 — translation MSKTISLLLCATLFQLGFCLPRTQTLSSSEVVNKEYKAIAQEKDVAARVAKPLPVSSEREKLAAMIKEGTTKHLKFLLQGSNKIAKDLLADPIFNSVDTEAMRTERAVVEKYVRDSDEALRAQSGKIIEPVLKDFFTFTNRHKLKNESHTTENDVVANALKAHGFEGFNEEEMQLLKEIGNHYADEFEKYLNSLSPADREKEKDLVYVYETYMENKWMDRSHYGFRYKLYFVDTDESDQ, via the exons ATGTCGAAGACAATATCGCTGCTATTGTGCGCAACACTTTTCCAG CTTGGATTCTGTTTGCCCAGGACGCAAACGCTAAGCTCCTCCGAGGTcgttaataaggaatataaaGCGATTGCACAAGAAAAGGATGTAGCCGCACGCGTTGCGAAGCCATTGCCGGTATCGAGTGAGCGTGAGAAACTCGCAGCGATGATAAAAGAAGGCACAACCAAGCATTTAAAATTCCTGCTTCAAGGCAGTAATAAAATAGCCAAGGACTTGCTGGCCGATCCGATTTTCAATAGTGTAGACACCGAAGCTATGCGAACGGAACGAGCTGTGGTCGAAAAATATGTGAGGGACTCAGATGAAGCTCTAAGGGCGCAGTCCGGAAAAATCATTGAACCGGTTCTAAAGGACTTTtttacgtttacaaatcgtcACAAGTTGAAAAACGAAAGTCACACCACTGAAAATGATGTCGTGGCTAACGCTTTGAAGGCTCACGGTTTCGAGGGATTCAATGAAGAAGAAATGCAGCTGCTGAAAGAAATTGGCAATCATTATGCAGATGAATTTGAAAAGTATCTCAACTCACTTTCACCGGCAGACAGGGAGAAGGAGAAGGATTTGGTGTATGTTTATGAAAcgtatatggaaaataaatggATGGATAGGTCCCATTATGGTTTCCgatataaactttattttgtagACACGGATGAGTCTGATCAGTAA